In Musa acuminata AAA Group cultivar baxijiao chromosome BXJ3-11, Cavendish_Baxijiao_AAA, whole genome shotgun sequence, one DNA window encodes the following:
- the LOC103971339 gene encoding transcription factor MYB62 — MSGKGGSSNQDEDMELRRGPWTLEEDTLLTHYVACHGEGRWNLLARCSGLRRTGKSCRLRWLNYLKPDIKRGNLSPEEQLLILELHSKWGNRWSRIAQFLPGRTDNEIKNYWRTRVQKQARQLKIDANSAMFRDAIRCYWMPRLLEKTASPRSLQTPHHGTATAVADQPPQDPLLQLLRPGMQCQFENPSSYELSGAEFCRPSNSPGLPSSTVLPQLPDLPEFSPNPPNQLNDIEFNPFHGNSSIEFNAYGSEACDLASVTASAVSYPASSSCDANNEYCMNKIGDSLWSMDELYVMLKSYMEGVACFL, encoded by the exons ATGTCTGGTAAAGGGGGATCATCCAACCAAGACGAAGACATGGAGCTAAGGAGAGGGCCTTGGACGCTAGAGGAGGATACTCTCCTCACCCACTACGTTGCTTGTCATGGCGAAGGTCGCTGGAACCTCCTCGCCAGGTGCTCGG GTTTGAGGAGAACCGGCAAGAGCTGTCGTTTGAGGTGGTTGAATTACTTGAAGCCCGATATAAAGCGAGGTAACCTCTCCCCTGAAGAGCAGCTGCTGATCCTCGAACTCCACTCCAAGTGGGGCAACAG GTGGTCTCGGATCGCACAGTTTTTGCCAGGGAGAACCGATAACGAGATAAAGAACTACTGGAGGACTCGGGTGCAAAAGCAAGCAAGGCAGCTCAAGATCGACGCTAACAGCGCAATGTTTCGGGATGCAATCCGATGCTACTGGATGCCGAGACTGCTAGAGAAGACGGCCTCTCCTCGATCCCTGCAAACTCCACATCATGGGACCGCCACCGCGGTGGCCGATCAGCCTCCGCAGGATCCTCTCCTGCAGCTTCTCCGACCGGGCATGCAATGCCAGTTTGAGAATCCTAGCTCGTATGAGCTCTCAGGCGCAGAGTTTTGCAGGCCGAGCAACTCCCCTGGGTTGCCTAGTAGTACTGTTCTCCCCCAACTCCCGGACTTGCCAGAGTTCTCGCCGAACCCACCGAATCAGCTCAATGACATCGAGTTCAATCCCTTCCATGGTAACAGTTCCATCGAGTTCAACGCCTATGGCTCAGAAGCCTGCGACCTGGCCTCCGTGACAGCATCGGCTGTTAGCTACCCGGCATCCAGTTCCTGTGATGCTAACAATGAGTACTGCATGAACAAGATTGGTGATAGCCTGTGGAGCATGGACGAACTGTATGTTATGCTGAAAAGCTACATGGAAGGGGTAGCATGTTTCCTTTAG